In Bacteriovorax stolpii, a single genomic region encodes these proteins:
- a CDS encoding phage holin family protein — protein MLHILLVWVFSAIALLVTSKLVKGFDIKDFRSAMVASVVIGLLNAILKPILFILTLPINILTLGLFTFVIIAIVLRMAAGLMSSFKIDGWATAIIASVVLTIVQILIDLVIF, from the coding sequence ATGCTGCACATTCTTCTTGTTTGGGTTTTCTCAGCCATTGCTCTTTTAGTTACATCAAAATTAGTTAAAGGTTTTGATATCAAGGATTTTAGATCAGCGATGGTGGCCAGCGTAGTTATTGGTTTATTGAATGCCATACTAAAGCCAATTCTTTTTATCCTAACCTTGCCAATCAATATTTTAACTCTAGGGCTTTTCACTTTTGTGATTATTGCTATTGTTCTTCGAATGGCCGCAGGATTGATGTCGAGCTTTAAGATTGATGGCTGGGCAACGGCTATTATTGCGTCCGTCGTCCTAACCATCGTTCAGATTTTAATTGATTTAGTTATTTTCTAA
- a CDS encoding MFS transporter: MTTNQEETLSPLVLWLMTIATGVCVANLYYCQPLLHQMQETFNVTPGQMGAIPTLTQLGYAVGMLFLIPLGDQIEKRKLIFVSTLISALTLVGMTLSPNLLTATIMSFLIGVTTMTPQFIIPFAVHLAPAEKRGRVLGMVMSGLLLGILLARTVAGFVGAEYGWRFMFGLAAGVLVVLAIILRLVLPVSQPSYQGSYVKLIHSVWTLVKEQPVLRESMLFGSMLFGAFSAFWATLIYLMESPAFHLGARAVGLFGLLGAAGALTAPIIGRLSDKKSPRSAIMIGFILMALSFILYMTLGQNSLIALSIGVLLMDIGLQGSHVSNQSRVFSLIPEARSRLNTAYMFSYFLGGALGSWLGSISWGLYGWTGVCASALLMIAIGALPFVLERARKA; this comes from the coding sequence ATGACAACTAATCAAGAAGAAACTCTCTCTCCCTTAGTCTTATGGCTGATGACCATTGCAACTGGTGTGTGCGTGGCCAATCTCTATTACTGTCAACCTCTTCTGCATCAAATGCAGGAAACATTTAATGTAACTCCAGGACAAATGGGGGCTATCCCCACTCTTACCCAGCTTGGATATGCTGTGGGAATGCTCTTTCTTATTCCTCTTGGTGATCAGATTGAAAAAAGAAAACTTATTTTCGTTTCAACACTCATCTCTGCGCTGACATTAGTTGGTATGACTCTTTCGCCAAATCTTTTAACGGCAACCATCATGAGTTTTCTCATCGGTGTAACAACGATGACTCCGCAATTTATTATTCCTTTTGCTGTTCATCTCGCTCCAGCTGAAAAGCGCGGCCGGGTTTTAGGAATGGTTATGAGTGGTCTACTCCTGGGGATTCTTCTAGCGAGGACAGTTGCTGGTTTTGTTGGCGCTGAATACGGATGGAGATTTATGTTCGGCCTGGCCGCTGGCGTACTTGTTGTTCTTGCTATTATTTTAAGACTCGTTCTCCCGGTAAGCCAGCCGAGTTACCAGGGAAGCTACGTTAAACTTATTCACTCTGTTTGGACATTAGTTAAAGAGCAACCAGTTCTTCGTGAGTCTATGCTCTTTGGTTCAATGCTCTTTGGTGCCTTCTCTGCTTTCTGGGCAACACTTATCTACTTAATGGAATCACCTGCTTTTCATCTTGGTGCAAGGGCCGTTGGACTCTTTGGTCTCTTAGGTGCTGCAGGTGCATTAACTGCGCCCATCATCGGAAGACTTTCAGATAAAAAGAGCCCTCGCTCTGCGATTATGATTGGTTTTATTTTGATGGCCCTTTCTTTTATCCTTTATATGACCTTGGGACAAAACTCACTGATTGCTCTGTCCATCGGAGTGCTTCTCATGGACATTGGACTTCAGGGAAGTCACGTCTCTAACCAAAGCCGCGTCTTCTCTTTAATCCCTGAAGCACGCAGCAGATTAAACACTGCTTATATGTTCTCATACTTTCTGGGTGGAGCTCTCGGCTCATGGCTTGGGTCAATTTCTTGGGGACTTTACGGATGGACTGGAGTATGCGCGAGTGCACTTCTCATGATCGCGATTGGTGCTCTTCCCTTTGTTTTAGAAAGAGCACGCAAAGCTTAG
- a CDS encoding EamA family transporter, whose protein sequence is MSQPWLVFALGSAFFAGLTALFGKMGVENVNSNMATFVRTIVILFVSASIITMNSEWQRVDKFSSRTIIFLVLSGIATGLSWLCYYRALQLGHVAQVASVDKLSVAFAIVLSALILGESLTWQTALGCLLIISGSIVIALPKF, encoded by the coding sequence ATGTCTCAGCCGTGGTTGGTTTTTGCTCTTGGTTCAGCTTTTTTTGCTGGCCTAACTGCTCTCTTTGGAAAGATGGGAGTGGAAAACGTCAATTCCAACATGGCCACTTTCGTTCGTACGATCGTCATTCTTTTTGTTTCTGCTTCTATCATCACGATGAATTCAGAGTGGCAACGAGTTGATAAATTTTCTTCGCGCACTATTATCTTTTTAGTTCTCTCAGGTATCGCGACAGGATTGTCCTGGTTATGTTACTACCGCGCTCTTCAACTCGGGCATGTGGCACAGGTCGCTTCAGTTGACAAGCTTAGTGTTGCATTTGCGATTGTTCTCTCTGCTCTCATTTTAGGAGAAAGTCTGACATGGCAAACTGCACTTGGATGTCTCTTGATCATTAGTGGATCAATCGTTATCGCCCTTCCAAAATTTTAA
- a CDS encoding class I SAM-dependent methyltransferase, with protein sequence MSNQVNPLSKAESWSRVAEGYAEMADWVMSPFAKKAIEISNITPASRVLDVACGSGILTCMLSNQVKEIHALDFSHDMLNELKKRLLKRELSNVETLQADGQNLPFDDNQFDHAFSLFGLMFFPDRIKGFKELHRVLRPGSAAIVSSWAPLEKSTLMQATGAAINSALPDAPSPRANSRSLEDPEIFKAEMEEAGFENVLIQECAMNLPAISPKMFWKLMSEGGAPIALLQSKYGLDEWHMISTKIMNYLHETYTESPMQLMTTAYFGIGIKKS encoded by the coding sequence ATGTCTAATCAAGTTAATCCCTTATCAAAAGCGGAATCCTGGAGCAGAGTCGCTGAAGGCTATGCTGAGATGGCAGATTGGGTCATGTCTCCTTTTGCAAAAAAAGCGATTGAAATATCTAACATTACACCCGCCTCAAGGGTGCTGGATGTTGCTTGTGGAAGTGGTATTTTAACTTGCATGCTCTCTAATCAAGTTAAAGAAATACACGCACTGGATTTCTCTCATGACATGCTTAATGAACTAAAAAAACGTTTATTAAAAAGAGAGCTCTCTAATGTTGAGACACTTCAAGCCGACGGACAAAACCTACCTTTTGATGACAACCAATTTGATCATGCCTTCTCTCTTTTTGGTCTCATGTTCTTCCCTGATCGCATTAAGGGCTTTAAAGAACTTCACCGCGTACTGAGACCTGGAAGTGCCGCCATCGTTTCAAGTTGGGCACCTCTTGAGAAATCAACGTTAATGCAAGCAACAGGAGCCGCGATTAATTCTGCACTTCCCGATGCTCCTTCTCCAAGAGCAAACTCTCGTTCATTAGAAGACCCGGAAATCTTTAAAGCAGAAATGGAAGAGGCCGGTTTTGAAAATGTTCTGATTCAAGAATGTGCAATGAATTTACCGGCGATCTCGCCTAAAATGTTTTGGAAGCTAATGTCTGAAGGTGGTGCTCCGATTGCCTTACTACAAAGCAAATACGGCCTTGACGAGTGGCATATGATCTCGACTAAAATCATGAACTATCTTCACGAGACGTACACAGAATCTCCCATGCAACTTATGACCACTGCTTACTTCGGTATAGGTATCAAAAAATCCTAA